The Vulpes lagopus strain Blue_001 chromosome 14, ASM1834538v1, whole genome shotgun sequence genome window below encodes:
- the P2RX2 gene encoding P2X purinoceptor 2 codes for GAARRLAGGCWAALWDYETPKVIVVKNRRLGVVYRAVQLLILLYFVWYVFIVQKSYQDSETGPESSVITKVKGITYSEHKVWDVEEYVKPPEGGSVFSIITRIEVTASQTLGNCPESVRVSDATCDSDEDCVRGQLDMLGNGLRTGRCVPYYQGSAKTCEVSGWCPVEDGASVSQFLGKMAPNFTILIKNSIHYPKFQFSKGNIEHRKDGYLRHCTFDEVSDLYCPIFKLGFIVEQAGENFTELAHTGGVIGVVINWDCDLDLPASKCNPKYSFRRLDPKHVPASSGYNFRFAKYYKTNGSTTRTLIKAYGIRIDVIVHGQAGKFSLIPTIINLATALTSIGVGSFLCDWILLTFMNKNKVYSHKKFDKMVDTPEQTTGPQLCASEPPRQDSTLADPRGLAQL; via the exons ggggcggcccggCGCCTGGCCGGGGGCTGCTGGGCCGCTCTCTGGGACTACGAGACGCCCAAGGTGATCGTGGTGAAGAACCGGCGCCTGGGCGTCGTGTACCGCGCGGTGCAGCTGCTCATCCTGCTCTACTTCGTGTG GTACGTGTTCATCGTGCAGAAGAGCTACCAGGACAGCGAGACGGGCCCCGAGAGCTCCGTCATCACCAAGGTCAAGGGCATCACCTACTCCGAGCACAAAGTGTGGGACGTGGAGGAGTACGTGAAGCCCCCCGAG GGAGGCAGCGTGTTCAGCATCATCACCAGGATTGAGGTCACGGCCTCCCAGACCCTCGGCAACTGCCCGGAG AGTGTGAGGGTCAGCGACGCCACCTGTGACTCCGACGAGGACTGTGTGCGGGGGCAGCTGGACATGCTGGGAAACG GCCTTCGGACCGGGCGCTGTGTACCCTACTACCAAGGCTCAGCCAAGACCTGCGAAGTGTCTGGCTGGTGCCCAGTGGAAGATGGGGCCTCTGTCAG CCAGTTTCTCGGCAAGATGGCCCCAAATTTCACCATCCTCATCAAGAACAGCATCCACTACCCTAAATTCCAGTTCTCCAA GGGCAACATAGAGCACCGCAAGGACGGCTACCTGAGACACTGCACGTTCGATGAGGTCTCTGACCTCTACTGTCCCATCTTCAAGCTGGGCTTCATCGTGGAGCAAGCAGGGGAGAACTTCACGGAGCTGGCACATACG GGTGGCGTCATTGGAGTCGTCATCAACTGGGACTGTGACCTGGACCTGCCGGCGTCAAAATGCAACCCCAAATACTCCTTCCGAAGGCTCGACCCCAAGCACGTCCCAGCCTCGTCTGGCTACAACTTCAG GTTTGCCAAATATTACAAGACAAACGGCAGCACAACCCGCACACTCATCAAGGCCTATGGGATCCGCATTGATGTCATTGTGCATGGACAG GCAGGGAAGTTCAGCCTGATTCCCACCATCATTAATCTGGCCACAGCACTGACTTCCATTGGAGTG GGCTCCTTCCTGTGTGACTGGATCTTGCTGACGTTCATGAACAAAAACAAGGTGTACAGCCATAAGAAATTCGACAAG ATGGTGGATACTCCCGAGCAGACCACTGGACCACAGCTGTGCGCCTCCGAGCCTCCCCGGCAGGACTCCACACTCGCAGATCCCCGAGGTCTGGCCCAGCTCTGA